The Agromyces sp. 3263 DNA segment GCACGTCGGCTCCCGCGGTCGGACGGGTGACGACGCCGCGGTGCCGCGGCGACGCCGCCAGGGCCAGCGCCGGCAGCAGCGCCACGCCGAGCCCCTGCGCCACCATGCCCTCGACGGCGACGAAGTTGTCGGTCTCGAAGGCGATACGGGGCGCGAAGCCCGCGGCATCCGAGAGCTGGAGCAGGTGGCCGCGGCAGCGCGGGCATCCGGCGATCCAGGGATCGTCTGCGAGGGCGGCCAGGTCGACGACGTCGGATGCCGCGGCCGGATGTCCTGCCGGAAGCACGAGCCGCATCGGCTCGTCGTCGAACGCCCGCACGTCGAGCCCGCGCGCGCTGGCGCGGTGCGGGTCGTCCCGGTCGCCCGGATAGCTGAAGGTGATCGCGAGATCGGCCCGGTCGGCGCGGACGGCGGCGACCGCCTCGGGCGGCTCGGCCTCGACGTAGGTCACGCCGACGCCGGGGTGCGCGGCGCCGAGCGCCGCGATGAGGCGGGGCACGAGCGTCGCCGATGCCGACGGGAACGCGACGAGCCGCACACGGCCGGCACGCAGCCCGCGGATGTCGGCGAGCTCGCCGGCCGCGGCCTCGAGCGCGGTCGCCACCGCGTTGGCGTGCCGGGCGAGCACGCGCCCCGACTGGGTGAGCCGGATGCCGCGGCCGACCCGCTCGACGAGCGCGATGCCGGTGCGCGCCTCGAAGCGACGGAGCTGCTGGCTCACGGCGGGCTGGCTGTAGCCGAGCGCCTCAGCCGCCCCGGTGAGTGAGCCGTGCTCGGCGATCTGCCGCACCACCCGCACGGTCTGCAGGTCGAGCGCGGCGGCGAGTCCCTCGATCGATGCGTCGGACATGCTCGAATCATAACTCCATGGCATGCATATGATCACTCACCTGCGGTTGTCGAATGGATCAGCGGTGCCGAGACTTGAGGCATGTCCACCTTCCGGGATCGATTCGCCGCCGGCCGCGGCTACCTCGCCGCCTGCACGCTCGGGCTGCCCGCCGACGTCACGCGCGAGGCCGTGCTGGCTGACCTCGAACGCTGGGCGTCCGGCACCGCGAGCGCCGTCGAGTACTCCGCGACCCTCGAACGCGCTCGCGGCCACGCCGCGACCCTCCTCGGCGTGGACGCCGCCCGCGTCGCCACGGGTTCGCAAGTCTCGGTGTTCACCGGGCTCGCCGCGGCATCCGCCCCCGCGGGCGCCGAGGTGCTGTGCATCGACGGCGACTTCTCCTCGGTCGTGGCCCCCTTCCTCGCCCGGAGCGACCTGCGCGTGCGCCACGTGCCGCTCGCCGACCTCGCCGACGGGGTGCGCCCCGACACGTGGATGGTCTCGTACTCGCTCGTGCAGTCGGCGACGGGTGAGATCGCCGACGCGGCATCCGTCGCTGACGCCGCCCAGAACGCCGGAGCGCGGGTGCTCGTCGACACGACCCAGGCCACCGGCTGGCTGCCGACCACCGACCTTGACGCAGACCTCATCGTCTGCCACGCCTACAAGTGGCTGGGCGCGCCCCGCGGCGCCGCGTTCGCCGCCGTCTCGGGGCGACTCGCCGACGAGCTGACGCCGTACACGGCAGGCTGGTACTCGGGAGCGGATCCGTGGTCCTCCTGCTATGGGCCCGACCTCCACCTCGCCGGCGACGCGACCCGGTTCGACGTCTCCCCCGCCTGGCACGCGTGGGCCGGCGCCGAGGCCGCGCTCGGATTCGCCGCGTCCCTCGATGCCGCCGAGGTGCACGACCACGCCCTCGGGCTCGCGAACGCGTTCCGCGGGCGCCTCGGCCTCGACGCCGGTGACAGCGCGATCGTCGCCTGGCCCGACGCCGAGGGCGCCGACCTTGCGGCGCTCACCGCTGCGGGCATCACCGCGTCGGGCCGGGCGGGCCGTGCTCGGGTCGCGTTCCACCTGTGGAACGACCTCGAGGACGTCGAGCTCGCCGCGACCGCGCTGGGGCGTTGACGCGCTGGACCCTTGACGCGGAAGGTCAGCGCGCGGCGGCCCGGACCGGGTTCGAGAGCGTGCCCAGCCCCGAGACGGTGACGTCCACCGTGTTGCCGTCGACGATCGGGCCGACCCCCGCCGGTGTGCCCGTGAGGATGACGTCGCCGGGAAGCAGCGTGAAGACGCTCGAGGCGTAGGCGATGATCGAGGGGATCGAGTGCACCATGTCGGCGAGCCGGCCGTGCTGCCGTCGCTCGCCGTCGACGCTCACCTCGATGGTGCCCGATTCGAGGTCGAGGTCGGTGTCGATCACGGGCCCCAGCGGGCAGAACGTGTCGAAGCCCTTCGCGCGCGTCCACTGGCCGTCGCGCCGCTGCAGGTCGCGGGCCGTGACGTCGTTCGCGATCGTGTACCCGAAGATCACGCCCGCGGCATCCGCCTCGGCCACGTTCCTCGCGATGCGGCCGATGACCACGGCCACCTCCCCCTCATGCTCGACCTGCTCGCTCTGCGGCGGCAGCACGATGGCATCGCCCGGACCGATGACCGACGTGTTCGGCTTCAGGAACAGCAGCGGCTCGGTCGGCGCCTCGCCGCCCATCTCCTCGGCGTGCTCACGGTAGTTCTTGCCGACCGCGACCACCTTCGACCGCGGGATGACGGGCGCGAGCAGCTTCGCCTCGCTCAGCGGCACACGCTCGCCCGTGGGCTCGAACCCCGCGAACATGGGGTCGGCCTTCAGCACGACGAGCTCGTCATCCTCCTCGTCGAGGATGCCGAAGGCGATGGTCTCGCCGTGGGAGAAACGCGCGATCTTCATGCTGCCAGCCTATTGGTCGGGGGCATCGGCGATGAGTCGCTTGCCGAGGCTCACCGCGTGGTCGGGCTCGTAGCCGAGCGAGCGGTACCAGTCGATGACGCCCTGGTTCGTCGAGCGCACCTGCAGGTTGAGCTTGGGGCATCCCAGCGCGATGAGGAGCCGCTCTGCCTCGGCCATGATCGCCGCGCCCAGGCCCTCCCCGCGACGCGACGCGTCGACCGCGAGGTAGTTCACCCAGCCGCGATGGCCGTCGTAGCCGACCATCGCCGCGCCCACCACCGCTCCCCCGTCGTCCTCGGCGACGAGGAACAGGTCGGGCTGCACCGTGAGCTTGCGCTCGATGTCGCGGTACGGGTCGTTCCACGGGACCACCAGGCCGGCAGCGCGCCAGAGCGCCACCACCGGCTCGGTGTCCTCACGACGGAACGGCCGGATGGCCGCGCCGGGCATCAGGCGTCGAGGCGGGTCAGCCAGCCGTGGCGGTCCTCGACGCGGCCGTACTGGATGCCGGTGAGCTCCTCGCGGAGCGAGAGCGCCAGCTCCGAGGCCGCCGATCCCGAGTGCACGATCTCGAAGTCCTCGGCGAGCAGGCGGCCGATGGGCGTGATGACCGCCGCGGTGCCGCACGCGAACGCGCCCACGATGTCGCCGGATGCCGCCCCCTCGCGCCACTCGTCGATCGTGACCTTGCGGCTCTCGACCGTGTGGCCACGATCCTTCGCGAGCTGCAGCACCGAGTCGCGCGTGATGCCCTCGAGGATCGAGTCGGACTCGGGCGTCACGAGCGTGCCGTCGCGATAGACCAGCACCACGTTCATGCCGCCGAGCTCCTCGAGGTACTTCCCCTCGTCGAGGAACAGCACCTGCTGGCACCCGTGCTCGGCCGCCTCGGCCTGCGGCAGCAGGCTCGACGCGTAGTTGCCGCCGGTCTTCGCCGCACCGGTGCCGCCCTTGCCGGCGCGGGCGTACTTCGTCGACAGCCAGATCGACACGGGCTGCACGCCGCCGTGGAAGTACGCTCCGGCCGGGCTCGCGATGAGGTAGTAGGCGACCTTCTTCGCGGGGCGCACGCCGAGGAACGCCTCCTTCGCGAACATGAAGGGGCGCAGGTAGAGGCTCATCTCGGGAGCCGTCGGCACCCACGCGCCGTCGACCGCGACGAGCTGGCGCAGCGAGTCGAGGAAGTACTCGCTCGGCAGCTCGGGCAGGGCGAGACGGGCCGCCGAGCGCTGCATGCGGGCCGCGTTCTCGTAGGGCCGGAAGGTCCAGACGGAGCCGTCGGCGTGGCGGTAGGCCTTCAGGCCCTCGAAGATCTCCTGCGCGTAGTGCAGCACCGCGGCCGACGGCTCGAGCTGGATCGGGCCGTAGGGCGAGACGCGCGGGCGGTGCCATCCGCCCTTCTCCGACCAGCAGAGGTCGACCATGTGGTCGGTGAAGTGGTTGCCGAAGCCGGGATCGGCGAGGATCGCCTCGCGCTCGGCGTCGGTCTTCGCCGCGTCGTTACGGGTGACGTTCCAGGTGAGTCCTGCAGCGGACGGGGCCTGGAGCGGGAGGTTGATGGTCATGTTGTCGTCCTTCGGGTGCGCTGGTTACTCGTCTGCGTCGATGCGGGCGACGATCGCGTCGCCGACCTCGGAGGTCGATCGTGCGGCGTCGCCGCGTTCGGCGATGTCGGCGGCGACCGCCCGTCGCACCTTCGCTGCCTGCTCCTCGTGACCCAGGTGGTCGAGGAGCAGTGCCACGGAGAGGATGGCGGCGGTGGGGTCGGCGATGCCCTTCCCGGCGATGTCGGGCGCGGATCCGTGGACCGGCTCGAACATGCTCGGGAACCGGCCGTCGGGGTTGATGTTGCCCGAGGCCGCGAGTCCGATGCCGCCGCTGATCGCGCCGGCCAAGTCGGTGAGGATGTCGCCGAAGAGGTTGTCCGTGACGATGACATCGAATCTAGCAGGATCCGTGACGAGGAAGATGGTCGCGGCGTCGACGTGGAGGTAGTCGACCGCGACGTCGGGGAACTCGGCGGCGACCGCGTCGACCGTGCGCTTCCAGAGTGACCCCGCGAAGACGAGCACGTTCGTCTTGTGCACGAGGGTGAGCTTTTTGCGCGGGCGCGCGGATGCCGCGGCGAAGGCATAGCGCACGACGCGCTCGACCCCGTAGGC contains these protein-coding regions:
- a CDS encoding 3-isopropylmalate dehydrogenase, whose amino-acid sequence is MVGTVRLAVIRGDGIGPEVVDEALKALDAAVAGTEAAFEQTPFSLGAGRFLETGDVLTDEDLAAIKGHDAILLGAVGGVPGDPRLAGANIERGLLLKLRFELDHYVNLRPSILHAGVTSPLANPGDVDFVVVREGTEGPYVGNGGAIRVGTPAEVANEVSVNTAYGVERVVRYAFAAASARPRKKLTLVHKTNVLVFAGSLWKRTVDAVAAEFPDVAVDYLHVDAATIFLVTDPARFDVIVTDNLFGDILTDLAGAISGGIGLAASGNINPDGRFPSMFEPVHGSAPDIAGKGIADPTAAILSVALLLDHLGHEEQAAKVRRAVAADIAERGDAARSTSEVGDAIVARIDADE
- a CDS encoding branched-chain amino acid aminotransferase, producing the protein MTINLPLQAPSAAGLTWNVTRNDAAKTDAEREAILADPGFGNHFTDHMVDLCWSEKGGWHRPRVSPYGPIQLEPSAAVLHYAQEIFEGLKAYRHADGSVWTFRPYENAARMQRSAARLALPELPSEYFLDSLRQLVAVDGAWVPTAPEMSLYLRPFMFAKEAFLGVRPAKKVAYYLIASPAGAYFHGGVQPVSIWLSTKYARAGKGGTGAAKTGGNYASSLLPQAEAAEHGCQQVLFLDEGKYLEELGGMNVVLVYRDGTLVTPESDSILEGITRDSVLQLAKDRGHTVESRKVTIDEWREGAASGDIVGAFACGTAAVITPIGRLLAEDFEIVHSGSAASELALSLREELTGIQYGRVEDRHGWLTRLDA
- a CDS encoding LysR family transcriptional regulator; this translates as MSDASIEGLAAALDLQTVRVVRQIAEHGSLTGAAEALGYSQPAVSQQLRRFEARTGIALVERVGRGIRLTQSGRVLARHANAVATALEAAAGELADIRGLRAGRVRLVAFPSASATLVPRLIAALGAAHPGVGVTYVEAEPPEAVAAVRADRADLAITFSYPGDRDDPHRASARGLDVRAFDDEPMRLVLPAGHPAAASDVVDLAALADDPWIAGCPRCRGHLLQLSDAAGFAPRIAFETDNFVAVEGMVAQGLGVALLPALALAASPRHRGVVTRPTAGADVRSLHLVTARGAERVPAIAATIAALESLAA
- a CDS encoding GNAT family acetyltransferase, which codes for MPGAAIRPFRREDTEPVVALWRAAGLVVPWNDPYRDIERKLTVQPDLFLVAEDDGGAVVGAAMVGYDGHRGWVNYLAVDASRRGEGLGAAIMAEAERLLIALGCPKLNLQVRSTNQGVIDWYRSLGYEPDHAVSLGKRLIADAPDQ
- a CDS encoding fumarylacetoacetate hydrolase family protein encodes the protein MKIARFSHGETIAFGILDEEDDELVVLKADPMFAGFEPTGERVPLSEAKLLAPVIPRSKVVAVGKNYREHAEEMGGEAPTEPLLFLKPNTSVIGPGDAIVLPPQSEQVEHEGEVAVVIGRIARNVAEADAAGVIFGYTIANDVTARDLQRRDGQWTRAKGFDTFCPLGPVIDTDLDLESGTIEVSVDGERRQHGRLADMVHSIPSIIAYASSVFTLLPGDVILTGTPAGVGPIVDGNTVDVTVSGLGTLSNPVRAAAR
- a CDS encoding aminotransferase class V-fold PLP-dependent enzyme, whose product is MSTFRDRFAAGRGYLAACTLGLPADVTREAVLADLERWASGTASAVEYSATLERARGHAATLLGVDAARVATGSQVSVFTGLAAASAPAGAEVLCIDGDFSSVVAPFLARSDLRVRHVPLADLADGVRPDTWMVSYSLVQSATGEIADAASVADAAQNAGARVLVDTTQATGWLPTTDLDADLIVCHAYKWLGAPRGAAFAAVSGRLADELTPYTAGWYSGADPWSSCYGPDLHLAGDATRFDVSPAWHAWAGAEAALGFAASLDAAEVHDHALGLANAFRGRLGLDAGDSAIVAWPDAEGADLAALTAAGITASGRAGRARVAFHLWNDLEDVELAATALGR